The segment CTGGCGGCGCTTGGGGTATGTGCGGGGTGTGCATTGATCCGGGACTGGCGCAAGGCGCGTCTGGCGTCCAAATAGACGGCCTGGATCGCCGACACTTTAGCGAGATCCAAGTATCGAGGTCGCACGGGGTGACCTCGGTCCACAGGGGGGTGGGTTACGCGCAGGGGGCTGTGGCGAACCCATCCTCCACCACCAAGGAGGAGTGAATGAGCGATACCAAGAAGTTGGCCATTATTGCGACCAAGGGCAGTCTGGACTGGGGCTATCCCCCGTTCATCCTGGCGTCGACCGCGGCCGCGCTCGGCTATGAAGTCGAAGTGTTCTTCACCTTTTACGGACTGCAGTTGCTGCGCAAGAAGATGGATCTGCAGGTCACGTCGCTGGGCAATCCGGGCATGCCGATGCCCATGCCCATGCCGGTCATGCTGCAGGCCCTTCCGGGCATGCAGAAGATGATGACCATGATGATGAAGAACAAGATGAAGGCGAAGGGTGTCTCCGATCTCGCGGAACTGCGCGAGCTTTGCCAGGAGGCCGAGGTGCGCATGATCGCCTGCCAGATGACCGTGGACCTGTTCGATATGGATACCAGCGAGTTCATTGATGGCATCGAGTATGCCGGGGCCGCCGCGTTCTTCGAGTTCGCGGGTGAATCCGACATCTGCCTGTTCATCTAGTCTGGTAGACGCCCTGGGTGGCTCGTCCGCCCGTTACGGCCCCGAGGTGCATGCCCGGGGCCGTTTTCGTTCTGGCGGGCCGAAATCCTGCCGGGCTGGAACTTCCAGTGGCTCCAAGGGGACCACGTGAATAGGTTCCAAGCGTAGCCACCGCATGTCGAAAACCCCGAATCAGTGTTCGCGCCGTTCATTCCTCCAGTGGATGGCGGGCTCGGCCATCGCCGCCGGCAGCGGCTGGCCGCTGGGCGCAACCGCCGAGGAACGCGAACCGAACAGCAAGGCGATTCCCTCCTCGGGCGAGGAGATCCCTGTGATCGGTATGGGCACCTGGATTACCTTCAACGTGGCAGATGACCCCGACGCCCTCGCTCTGCGCACCGAGATTGTCGATACCTTCTTCCGCCACGGTGGCGGCATGATCGATTCCTCGCCGATGTACGGGCGCGCGGAGGCGGTAGTGGGGCACTGCCTGCAGGAGCTGGGCTACCCCGAAGGCCTGATCTCGGCGACCAAGATCTGGACGGGTAGCACCGGCACCGGGCGCAACCAGCATGCGAAGTCGCTGGACCTGTGGGGCGTGGATACCCTGGATGTGCAGCAGGTGCACAACCTGCAGAACTGGGAGGCGCATCTGGAGACGATGCGCGAGAAGCGTGAGGCGGGCGAGATCCGCTATATCGGGGTGACGACCTCGCACGGGCGCCGCCACGACCAACTGGCGCGCATCCTCGAACGCGAGGATCTGGACTTCGTGCAGCTCACCTACAATATCCTCGACCGCGAGGCGGAAGACCGCCTGTTGCCGCTGGCTCGCGAGCGCGAGGTCGCGGTGATCGCCAATCGCCCGTTCCGCCGCAAGGCGTTGATCGACCGCTTCGAGAGCGAACCACTGCCCGATTGGGCGGGGGAGATCGACTGCGAGAACTGGCCGCAATTCCTGCTCAAGTTCATCGTTTCGCACCCGGATATCACCTGCGCGATCCCGGCGACCTCGGTCGTGGAACACATGCGCGAGAACATGGGCGCCCTGTACGGCCCGATGCCGGATGACGACATACGCCAGCGCATGATCGACTACGTCGAAGCGCTTTAACCCTCCACCGTCTCCGGGAGCCCGGATGCTGCCATTCGCCGCTGAAACCCTGCTGTCGATCTTCGGGCAATACAATCGCGCCATCTGGCCGTTGCACGCGGTCGCGGTGCTAATGGTGCTCGTTACACTGGCACTGGCCCTGATGGGCGGCCGGGGGGGCGGGCGTGTTGTGGGCCTTTTGCTCGGCGTGCTGTGGATCTGGATCGGGGTCGTGTTCATCGGGGGCGCGCTGGCCGAATTCCACTTCTGGGCGAGTCGTCTGGCAGGCGTGTTCGTCGCACAGGGCCTGATGCTCCTGTTCGCCCTCACGCTGCTGGGACGTCATGGCTTTGGCTGGCCGGGCGGTGTGGCCGGCCTTGTCGCGATCGTGGTGATAGCCTATGCCATGGTCGGTCATGCCCTGCTGGAGGTCCTGCTCCTGGGGGTGTCCTGGACCCAAGCGCAGTACGTGGGCGTGACGCCGGGACCCACCATGCTGTTCACCCTCGGCATCCTGCTGCTGGCGCAGCCGCGCCCGTCACTGATCTTGACGATCATTCCCTTCCTCTGGGCTCTGGTGACCGCCTACATCGCCTGGGAACTGGGCGTCTGGCTGGAATATTTACCGGCCGCGCTGGGCGTGATCGCTTTCGTACTGCTGCTGGTTCGGCGGTTTCACTCGAGCGAGAGACAGTTGTTCCGCTTCGACGGATAGTGCGCTTTTGGCGTCCGGTCGCGGTCCCGTTAGGCTTGCCATTTTCTCAGACAGAGGAGACCGTCATGTCCATCGAAGTAATCCATCGGCCGGAGCAGGACCATCTGGAGCGCCTCGGCGTATTCGACTGGCCGGTCTGGGAAAAGGAGGTCTCCACCTTCCCCTGGCACTACGACGAACGTGAGGTCTGCTACATCCTGGAGGGACAGGTGACGGTCACCCCGGACGACGGTGGCGAGCCGGTCACCGTAGGCGAGGGCGACC is part of the Thioalkalivibrio sp. K90mix genome and harbors:
- a CDS encoding cupin domain-containing protein; protein product: MSIEVIHRPEQDHLERLGVFDWPVWEKEVSTFPWHYDEREVCYILEGQVTVTPDDGGEPVTVGEGDLVTFPEGMGCTWEIHRDIRKHYRFG
- a CDS encoding aldo/keto reductase, with amino-acid sequence MSKTPNQCSRRSFLQWMAGSAIAAGSGWPLGATAEEREPNSKAIPSSGEEIPVIGMGTWITFNVADDPDALALRTEIVDTFFRHGGGMIDSSPMYGRAEAVVGHCLQELGYPEGLISATKIWTGSTGTGRNQHAKSLDLWGVDTLDVQQVHNLQNWEAHLETMREKREAGEIRYIGVTTSHGRRHDQLARILEREDLDFVQLTYNILDREAEDRLLPLAREREVAVIANRPFRRKALIDRFESEPLPDWAGEIDCENWPQFLLKFIVSHPDITCAIPATSVVEHMRENMGALYGPMPDDDIRQRMIDYVEAL
- a CDS encoding DUF6064 family protein, which translates into the protein MLPFAAETLLSIFGQYNRAIWPLHAVAVLMVLVTLALALMGGRGGGRVVGLLLGVLWIWIGVVFIGGALAEFHFWASRLAGVFVAQGLMLLFALTLLGRHGFGWPGGVAGLVAIVVIAYAMVGHALLEVLLLGVSWTQAQYVGVTPGPTMLFTLGILLLAQPRPSLILTIIPFLWALVTAYIAWELGVWLEYLPAALGVIAFVLLLVRRFHSSERQLFRFDG
- a CDS encoding DsrE/DsrF/DrsH-like family protein, producing the protein MSDTKKLAIIATKGSLDWGYPPFILASTAAALGYEVEVFFTFYGLQLLRKKMDLQVTSLGNPGMPMPMPMPVMLQALPGMQKMMTMMMKNKMKAKGVSDLAELRELCQEAEVRMIACQMTVDLFDMDTSEFIDGIEYAGAAAFFEFAGESDICLFI